One genomic region from Prevotella sp. Rep29 encodes:
- the rpsK gene encoding 30S ribosomal protein S11, producing the protein MAKKTTSSRKRNVKVDAMGQLHVHSSFNNIIVSLANSEGQVISWSSAGKMGFRGSKKNTPYAAQMAAEDCAKVAFDLGLRKVKAYVKGPGNGRESAIRAVHGAGIEVTEIIDVTPLPHNGCRPPKRRRV; encoded by the coding sequence ATGGCAAAGAAAACAACATCATCAAGAAAAAGAAACGTAAAGGTTGATGCTATGGGCCAGCTTCATGTTCATAGCTCTTTCAACAACATCATTGTGTCTTTGGCTAACAGCGAAGGACAAGTAATCTCATGGTCTTCAGCAGGCAAGATGGGCTTCCGCGGTTCTAAGAAGAACACTCCTTATGCAGCACAGATGGCAGCAGAGGATTGCGCGAAAGTGGCATTCGACCTCGGACTGCGCAAGGTGAAAGCATACGTGAAAGGACCGGGTAACGGTCGCGAAAGTGCTATCCGTGCCGTCCATGGAGCAGGCATTGAAGTGACGGAAATTATCGATGTTACACCGCTTCCGCACAATGGATGCCGTCCGCCGAAGCGTCGTAGAGTATAA
- the rpsM gene encoding 30S ribosomal protein S13, with protein MAIRIVGVDLPQNKRGEIALTYIYGIGRSSSAKILDKAGVSRDLKVNEWSDDQAAKIREIIGAEYKVEGDLRSEVQLNIKRLMDIGCYRGVRHRHGLPVRGQSTKNNARTRKGRKKTVANKKKATK; from the coding sequence ATGGCAATAAGAATTGTTGGAGTAGATTTGCCCCAGAATAAGCGTGGCGAAATCGCATTGACCTATATCTATGGAATAGGTCGAAGTAGTTCAGCAAAGATATTGGATAAAGCAGGCGTGAGCCGCGACTTGAAAGTCAACGAATGGAGTGACGACCAGGCTGCTAAGATCCGTGAAATTATCGGTGCTGAGTACAAAGTAGAAGGTGATCTCCGTTCAGAGGTTCAGTTAAACATCAAGCGACTGATGGACATCGGTTGCTATCGTGGAGTTAGACATCGCCACGGTCTTCCTGTACGCGGACAGAGCACAAAGAACAATGCTCGCACCCGCAAGGGAAGAAAGAAGACCGTTGCAAACAAGAAAAAAGCTACTAAGTAA
- the rpmJ gene encoding 50S ribosomal protein L36, whose protein sequence is MKTRTSLKRRTPDCKIVRRKGRLFIINKKNPKYKVRQG, encoded by the coding sequence ATGAAGACAAGAACATCATTGAAAAGACGTACACCGGATTGCAAGATTGTCCGCCGTAAGGGACGTCTGTTTATCATCAACAAGAAAAACCCTAAGTACAAGGTACGTCAGGGCTAA
- the infA gene encoding translation initiation factor IF-1, with amino-acid sequence MAKQTAIEQDGTILESLSNAMFRVELENGVQIIAHISGKMRMHYIKILPGDKVKVEMSPYDLTKGRIVFRYK; translated from the coding sequence ATGGCAAAGCAAACCGCGATTGAGCAGGACGGAACAATATTGGAATCGTTATCAAACGCCATGTTCCGTGTAGAACTTGAGAATGGAGTACAGATTATCGCTCACATCTCTGGAAAGATGAGGATGCACTACATCAAGATTCTGCCTGGAGACAAGGTGAAGGTAGAAATGAGTCCGTACGACCTGACAAAAGGAAGAATCGTATTTAGATACAAATAA
- the map gene encoding type I methionyl aminopeptidase, whose amino-acid sequence MKIFLKTEDEIELMRQANQLVGKTLGELAKHIKPGVTTLQLDQIAEEFIRDHGAIPTFKNFPNDYGAPFPASICTSVNDVVVHGIPDDKTVLKEGDIISIDCGTVLNGFNGDSCYTFCVGEVSEEVKNLLRVTKESLYRGIENAVAGRHLGDISDAVQSHCEQNKYGVVRELTGHGIGRQMHEDPQVPNYGRRGNGVLLKAGMCLAIEPMITMGARDIYMMPDRWTIRTRDGKWAAHFEHTIAVRKGRAEILSSFDEVEKIEAKL is encoded by the coding sequence ATGAAGATATTTCTGAAGACAGAGGATGAAATTGAGCTGATGCGCCAAGCGAACCAACTCGTTGGCAAGACACTTGGCGAATTGGCAAAGCATATAAAACCAGGTGTAACTACACTCCAATTAGATCAAATTGCGGAAGAGTTCATCAGAGACCATGGGGCAATCCCGACGTTCAAGAACTTTCCGAATGACTATGGAGCTCCCTTCCCTGCCAGCATTTGTACATCGGTCAACGATGTGGTTGTGCATGGAATACCTGATGACAAGACCGTGTTGAAAGAAGGAGATATTATTTCCATCGATTGTGGTACGGTTCTTAATGGTTTCAATGGCGACTCTTGTTACACGTTTTGTGTGGGAGAAGTGAGTGAGGAAGTGAAAAACCTCTTGCGCGTCACCAAAGAGTCTCTCTATCGGGGAATAGAGAATGCCGTTGCGGGGAGGCATCTTGGAGACATAAGTGATGCAGTTCAAAGTCATTGCGAACAGAATAAATATGGTGTCGTAAGGGAACTGACAGGTCATGGTATCGGACGACAGATGCATGAAGACCCTCAGGTGCCGAACTACGGACGACGCGGAAACGGAGTGCTTTTGAAAGCAGGGATGTGCTTGGCAATTGAGCCAATGATAACAATGGGAGCCCGCGATATTTATATGATGCCGGACCGTTGGACCATCCGTACCCGTGACGGAAAATGGGCAGCACATTTCGAACACACCATCGCTGTGCGTAAGGGAAGAGCTGAGATTTTGTCCTCGTTTGACGAAGTAGAGAAGATAGAAGCAAAATTATAA
- the secY gene encoding preprotein translocase subunit SecY, whose amino-acid sequence MKKFIEALKNCWKVEDLRQRILITILFVAIYRFGSFVVLPGINPAGLANLQAQTEGGLMSLLDMFSGGAFANASIFALGIMPYISASIVMQLLAVAVPYFQKMQREGESGRKKISWYTRILTVAILLFQAPSYLINLRIQSGGALAQGIDWTVFMIPATIILAAGSMFILWLGERITDKGIGNGVSIIIMIGIIARLPQSFVQEVTSRFTAISGGGLVMFIIEILILFAVVCAAILLVQGVRKIPVQYAKRVVGNKQYGGARQYIPLKLFAANVMPIIFAQALMFIPLAIVQYSSENSNSFVRSLMDHTSLTYNIIFAVLIIAFTYFYTAITLNPTQMAEDMKRNNGFIPGVKPGKSTAEYIDTIMSRITLPGSLFIAFIAIMPALAGLLNVQQAFAQFFGGTSLLILVGVVIDTLQQIESHLMMRHYDGLLNSGRTRNTGVSAY is encoded by the coding sequence ATGAAAAAGTTTATTGAAGCACTGAAGAACTGTTGGAAGGTTGAGGATCTGCGTCAGCGCATCCTCATAACCATCCTGTTTGTGGCAATCTATCGTTTTGGATCGTTTGTCGTCCTGCCAGGCATTAATCCTGCCGGACTTGCCAACTTGCAGGCGCAGACAGAGGGCGGTTTGATGTCCCTTCTTGACATGTTCTCCGGTGGTGCATTTGCCAATGCATCTATATTTGCATTAGGTATTATGCCTTATATCTCTGCTTCTATCGTCATGCAGCTTCTTGCTGTTGCTGTGCCTTATTTCCAGAAGATGCAGCGTGAAGGCGAGAGCGGAAGAAAGAAAATCAGTTGGTATACGCGAATCCTGACCGTAGCAATTCTACTCTTTCAGGCTCCGTCGTATCTTATCAACTTGCGTATCCAGTCAGGAGGTGCTCTCGCGCAGGGTATTGACTGGACGGTTTTCATGATACCGGCGACGATTATTCTGGCAGCAGGCAGTATGTTCATTCTTTGGTTAGGTGAGCGTATTACGGATAAAGGCATAGGAAATGGTGTATCTATCATTATTATGATAGGTATTATCGCACGTCTGCCGCAGTCATTTGTACAGGAAGTTACCTCACGCTTTACAGCCATTTCAGGTGGTGGATTGGTGATGTTTATCATTGAAATCCTGATACTGTTTGCAGTGGTATGTGCTGCGATTCTTCTGGTACAAGGTGTGCGGAAGATTCCCGTTCAATATGCAAAGCGTGTAGTTGGCAACAAACAGTATGGAGGTGCTCGCCAATACATTCCGTTGAAGTTGTTCGCAGCTAATGTGATGCCGATTATCTTCGCACAGGCGTTGATGTTCATCCCGTTGGCAATCGTTCAATATTCTTCGGAAAACAGCAACTCGTTTGTCCGTTCACTGATGGACCATACAAGTTTGACGTACAATATTATCTTTGCCGTACTTATTATTGCATTTACATATTTCTATACAGCCATTACGTTGAATCCGACACAAATGGCAGAGGATATGAAGCGCAATAATGGCTTTATCCCAGGCGTAAAGCCAGGTAAGAGCACGGCAGAATATATTGATACGATTATGTCGCGAATCACCCTTCCTGGGTCTCTTTTTATTGCATTTATTGCAATCATGCCAGCTCTCGCTGGTTTGCTGAATGTGCAGCAGGCTTTTGCGCAATTCTTCGGAGGAACCTCTTTGCTAATTCTTGTCGGTGTAGTCATCGATACGCTTCAACAGATAGAGAGCCATCTGATGATGCGCCACTATGACGGTCTGCTTAACTCCGGACGTACACGTAATACAGGAGTTTCTGCATATTAA
- the rplO gene encoding 50S ribosomal protein L15, translating into MKLHTLKPAAGSTHSPRRIGRGPGSGLGGTSTRGHKGAKSRSGYKRKIGFEGGQMPLQRRVPKSGFKNINHKEYFAVNLSTLQKLAEEKNLTKIGIAELREAGLTNGKELVKILAKGELKVKLDVEAHAFSKTAEEAIKAAGGNTTII; encoded by the coding sequence ATGAAATTACATACGTTAAAACCAGCAGCTGGTTCAACACATTCTCCTCGGCGTATAGGTCGTGGTCCTGGTTCAGGACTTGGCGGAACCTCTACTCGTGGTCATAAAGGTGCAAAATCTCGTTCCGGTTATAAGCGTAAAATCGGTTTTGAAGGTGGTCAGATGCCACTTCAGCGCCGTGTGCCGAAATCAGGTTTCAAGAACATTAACCACAAGGAGTATTTCGCAGTTAATCTGTCAACACTTCAGAAATTGGCAGAGGAGAAGAACCTTACAAAAATCGGAATTGCAGAACTTCGTGAGGCAGGACTTACAAATGGTAAGGAGCTTGTGAAGATTCTTGCAAAAGGCGAATTGAAGGTGAAACTGGATGTTGAAGCCCACGCATTCTCAAAGACTGCGGAAGAGGCAATCAAGGCAGCAGGTGGTAATACAACTATAATCTAA
- the rpmD gene encoding 50S ribosomal protein L30: MATIKIKQIKSKIGYPIDQKRTLEALGLHRISQVVEREDTPSLRGMIRKVHHLVTIVE; the protein is encoded by the coding sequence ATGGCAACAATTAAGATTAAGCAGATTAAGAGTAAAATAGGCTATCCGATAGACCAGAAACGTACGCTTGAGGCTTTAGGACTTCATCGAATCTCTCAAGTTGTAGAGCGTGAAGACACTCCTAGCCTTCGTGGTATGATTAGAAAGGTTCATCATCTGGTGACCATAGTAGAATAA
- the rpsE gene encoding 30S ribosomal protein S5: MAINRVKISSDIELKDRLVAINRVTKVTKGGRTFTFAAIVVVGDGHGVIGWGLGKAGEVTAAIAKGVEAAKKNLVKVPVLKGTIPHEVEVSFGGAKVFLRPAAAGTGMVAGGAMRAVLESVGVTDVLAKSKGSSNPHNLVKATIKALCETRDAYTVARDRGISMEKVFRG; encoded by the coding sequence ATGGCAATAAATAGAGTAAAAATAAGCAGTGACATCGAGTTGAAAGACCGTTTGGTTGCTATAAACCGTGTTACAAAAGTGACAAAAGGTGGACGTACCTTTACGTTCGCAGCCATCGTCGTTGTAGGTGATGGTCATGGTGTAATCGGATGGGGACTTGGTAAGGCAGGTGAAGTAACTGCTGCTATCGCCAAAGGTGTTGAGGCAGCAAAGAAAAATCTGGTGAAGGTTCCTGTTCTGAAAGGTACGATTCCTCATGAAGTAGAAGTAAGTTTTGGAGGTGCGAAGGTATTCCTCAGACCAGCAGCAGCAGGTACGGGAATGGTTGCCGGAGGTGCTATGCGTGCCGTACTTGAGAGTGTCGGTGTGACGGATGTGTTGGCAAAGTCCAAAGGTTCATCCAATCCTCACAATCTCGTAAAGGCTACTATCAAGGCTCTCTGCGAAACCCGCGATGCTTATACCGTAGCTCGTGACCGAGGCATCAGTATGGAAAAAGTATTTAGAGGATAA
- the rplR gene encoding 50S ribosomal protein L18, which yields MTTKKVERRIKIKYRIRKRVNGTAERPRMSVFRSNKQIYVQIVNDLTGTTLASASSLGMETMPKKEQAAKVGELIAKKAQEVGVEKIVFDRNGYLYHGRVKALADAAREGGLKF from the coding sequence ATGACAACAAAGAAAGTAGAAAGACGAATTAAGATTAAATATAGGATTCGCAAACGTGTGAATGGAACTGCTGAGCGTCCTCGTATGAGTGTGTTCCGCTCCAACAAGCAGATTTACGTTCAGATTGTAAATGACCTGACAGGCACAACACTTGCATCAGCTTCTTCTCTGGGAATGGAAACGATGCCAAAGAAAGAGCAGGCAGCTAAAGTGGGTGAGCTTATCGCAAAAAAAGCCCAAGAGGTAGGTGTTGAGAAAATAGTGTTCGACCGCAACGGATATCTGTATCATGGTCGTGTGAAAGCATTGGCAGACGCTGCCCGTGAAGGTGGACTTAAATTTTAA
- the rplF gene encoding 50S ribosomal protein L6 yields MSRIGKLPINIPAGVTISQENGIVTVKGPKGELSQKVDSSILMKIEDGQIIFEVDENSPVNYKQKQAFHGLYRSLVNNMVVGVSEGFTKTLELVGVGYRVSNQGNLIEFALGYTHPIFIQLPKEVKVETKSERNQNPLLILESCDKQLLGLICAKIRSFRMPEPYKGKGVLFQGEVIRRKSGKTAAAK; encoded by the coding sequence ATGTCAAGAATAGGAAAATTGCCAATTAATATTCCTGCAGGAGTGACTATTTCTCAGGAAAATGGTATCGTTACGGTGAAAGGTCCGAAAGGAGAACTCTCACAGAAAGTCGATTCGTCAATTTTGATGAAAATCGAAGACGGACAGATTATATTTGAAGTGGACGAGAATAGTCCTGTTAACTATAAGCAGAAACAGGCTTTCCATGGACTTTATCGTTCGTTGGTAAACAATATGGTTGTAGGTGTAAGCGAAGGCTTCACGAAGACACTGGAATTGGTAGGTGTTGGTTATCGTGTTTCCAACCAAGGCAATCTGATAGAGTTTGCGTTAGGTTACACCCATCCGATATTCATACAGCTTCCGAAAGAAGTAAAGGTGGAGACAAAATCGGAGAGAAACCAAAATCCTCTGTTGATTCTGGAGTCTTGTGACAAGCAGTTGTTAGGACTCATTTGTGCAAAAATTCGTTCTTTCCGTATGCCGGAGCCTTACAAGGGTAAAGGTGTCCTGTTCCAGGGCGAAGTCATCCGCAGAAAGTCTGGAAAGACCGCTGCAGCTAAGTAA
- the rpsH gene encoding 30S ribosomal protein S8 has translation MTDPIADYLTRLRNAIMAHHRVVEVPASNLKKEITKILFEKGYILNYKFIEDGPQGTIKVALKYNPETKANAIKCLKRVSTPGLRKYTGYKDMPRVINGLGIAILSTSKGVMTDKEASELKIGGEVLCFVY, from the coding sequence ATGACAGATCCAATAGCAGATTATCTGACCAGACTCAGAAACGCAATTATGGCTCATCACCGAGTTGTAGAAGTTCCTGCGTCTAACTTGAAGAAAGAGATTACAAAAATCCTCTTCGAGAAAGGTTACATCTTGAACTATAAGTTCATAGAAGATGGACCTCAGGGTACGATCAAAGTGGCTTTGAAGTACAATCCTGAAACGAAAGCAAACGCGATTAAGTGTTTGAAGAGAGTGTCCACACCAGGTCTTCGTAAGTACACTGGTTACAAGGACATGCCGAGAGTTATTAACGGATTGGGTATAGCAATTCTATCCACATCCAAAGGTGTCATGACAGACAAGGAAGCCTCAGAGCTGAAAATCGGTGGTGAGGTACTTTGCTTTGTTTATTAA
- the rpsN gene encoding 30S ribosomal protein S14, whose protein sequence is MAKESMKAREIKRAKLVARYAEKRAALKKIIATAEDPAEAYEAARKLQSIPKNANPIRLHNRCKITGRPKGYIRQFGLSRIQFREMASAGLIPGVRKASW, encoded by the coding sequence ATGGCAAAAGAATCAATGAAGGCGCGTGAAATCAAGCGTGCAAAACTTGTCGCCCGTTATGCGGAGAAGCGTGCAGCACTGAAGAAGATTATTGCAACAGCAGAAGATCCTGCTGAAGCATACGAAGCTGCTCGTAAGTTGCAGAGTATTCCGAAAAATGCGAACCCCATCCGTTTGCATAACCGCTGCAAAATCACGGGACGTCCGAAAGGATACATCCGTCAGTTTGGTCTTTCACGTATTCAGTTCCGTGAGATGGCATCTGCAGGTTTGATTCCTGGAGTTAGGAAAGCAAGTTGGTAA
- the rplE gene encoding 50S ribosomal protein L5: protein MNTAQLKKEYAERIAPALKEQFKYSSAMQVPVLKKIVVNQGLGDATQDKKIIDVAINEITTITGQKAVATYSKKDIANFKLRKKMPIGVMVTLRRERMYEFLEKLVRIALPRIRDFKGIESKFDGRGNYTLGIQEQIIFPEINIDNIDRIQGMNITFVTSAQTDEEGYALLKAFGLPFKNAKND from the coding sequence ATGAATACAGCACAGTTGAAAAAAGAATATGCTGAGCGAATAGCTCCGGCATTGAAAGAGCAGTTCAAATATTCATCGGCAATGCAGGTTCCTGTATTGAAGAAGATTGTAGTGAACCAAGGACTTGGAGATGCTACTCAAGATAAGAAAATTATTGATGTAGCAATCAATGAGATAACGACAATTACAGGTCAAAAAGCCGTAGCCACCTATTCAAAAAAGGATATTGCGAACTTTAAACTTCGTAAGAAAATGCCTATTGGAGTAATGGTGACGCTGCGTCGTGAGCGTATGTACGAATTCTTGGAGAAACTCGTACGTATAGCACTCCCTCGTATTCGTGACTTTAAAGGAATCGAGAGCAAGTTTGACGGACGTGGAAATTATACGCTTGGTATCCAAGAGCAAATTATTTTCCCGGAAATCAATATTGACAACATTGACAGGATTCAGGGAATGAATATCACTTTCGTGACATCAGCTCAGACCGATGAGGAAGGATATGCATTGCTGAAGGCTTTCGGACTTCCCTTCAAAAACGCTAAAAACGATTAA
- the rplX gene encoding 50S ribosomal protein L24, whose protein sequence is MKKMHIKKGDTVIVLTGEDKGKTGKVLQVLKEKEQAIVEGVRIVTKSAKPSAKNPQGGFIKMEAPIHISNISLIDPKSGKPTRISIKKTDDGKKVRIAKKSGEEIK, encoded by the coding sequence ATGAAAAAGATGCATATTAAAAAAGGCGATACCGTGATTGTTCTTACTGGTGAAGACAAGGGCAAGACTGGTAAGGTGCTACAAGTTCTGAAGGAGAAGGAGCAGGCTATTGTTGAGGGCGTCAGAATCGTTACCAAGAGTGCAAAGCCTTCTGCTAAGAATCCTCAGGGAGGTTTCATCAAGATGGAAGCTCCGATTCATATCTCAAACATTAGTTTGATTGACCCGAAAAGTGGCAAGCCGACTCGTATCAGCATAAAGAAGACTGACGATGGCAAAAAAGTCCGTATTGCAAAAAAATCAGGGGAGGAGATAAAGTAA
- the rplN gene encoding 50S ribosomal protein L14, producing the protein MIQAESRLTVCDNSGAREALCIRVLGGTRRRYASVGDVIVVAVKNVIPSSELKKGAVSKALIVRTKKEIRRADGSYIRFDDNACVLLNNAGELRGSRIFGPVARELRAVNMKVVSLAPEVL; encoded by the coding sequence ATGATACAGGCAGAATCAAGACTTACAGTATGTGATAACAGCGGTGCACGTGAAGCTCTCTGCATCCGTGTGTTGGGTGGTACCCGCCGTCGTTATGCAAGTGTTGGTGACGTGATTGTCGTAGCTGTCAAGAACGTTATCCCGTCAAGTGAACTGAAAAAAGGTGCAGTATCAAAGGCTTTGATTGTTCGTACAAAGAAAGAGATTCGTCGTGCAGACGGTTCTTATATCCGTTTCGATGACAATGCTTGTGTACTCCTGAACAATGCTGGTGAACTTCGTGGCAGCCGCATCTTCGGACCAGTAGCCCGTGAGTTGCGTGCAGTAAACATGAAAGTTGTTTCTTTGGCACCTGAGGTTCTTTAA
- the rpsQ gene encoding 30S ribosomal protein S17: protein METRNLRKTRQGVVISNKMDKTIVIASKFKEKHPIYGKFVQHTKKYHVHDEKNEANIGDTVLIMETRPLSKTKRWRLVQIIEKAK, encoded by the coding sequence ATGGAAACAAGAAACTTAAGAAAGACAAGACAGGGTGTCGTAATCAGCAACAAGATGGATAAAACCATTGTTATTGCATCGAAATTCAAAGAGAAGCACCCTATTTATGGTAAATTTGTACAGCATACAAAGAAATACCATGTGCATGATGAAAAAAATGAGGCAAATATCGGTGATACAGTTCTCATTATGGAAACCCGTCCTTTGAGCAAAACAAAGAGATGGAGATTAGTTCAAATAATAGAAAAAGCTAAGTAA
- the rpmC gene encoding 50S ribosomal protein L29, translating to MKINEIKELETKDLVERLEGEELRLHKMKLNHSITPLENPSQIKAVRRDIARMKTELRQRELNK from the coding sequence ATGAAGATCAATGAAATTAAAGAACTCGAGACCAAAGATTTGGTTGAGAGACTCGAAGGAGAGGAGCTCAGACTCCATAAAATGAAATTGAATCACTCAATTACTCCACTTGAGAATCCATCACAGATTAAGGCTGTTCGTCGTGACATCGCACGCATGAAGACAGAACTTCGTCAAAGAGAACTTAACAAATAA
- the rplP gene encoding 50S ribosomal protein L16 has translation MLQPKRVKYRRPQDGRGNKGNAHRGTQLAFGSFGIKTLERKWIDSRQIEAARVAVNRYMNREGQVWIRIFPDKPITRKPADVRMGKGKGDPAGWVAPVTPGRILFEVEGVPFEVAKEALRLGAQKLPVKTKFVVRRDYDKNA, from the coding sequence ATGTTACAGCCCAAAAGAGTTAAATACAGAAGACCTCAAGATGGACGTGGCAATAAAGGCAACGCCCATAGAGGTACACAGCTGGCTTTCGGTTCGTTTGGAATCAAAACACTTGAGAGAAAATGGATTGATAGCCGTCAGATTGAGGCTGCTCGTGTGGCAGTCAATCGTTATATGAACCGTGAGGGTCAAGTATGGATTCGTATTTTCCCAGATAAACCAATTACTCGCAAGCCGGCAGACGTCCGCATGGGTAAAGGTAAGGGAGACCCCGCAGGTTGGGTGGCTCCGGTAACACCGGGTCGCATCCTTTTTGAAGTAGAAGGCGTTCCTTTTGAGGTGGCAAAAGAGGCTCTCCGCCTTGGCGCCCAGAAGTTGCCGGTTAAGACAAAGTTTGTTGTTAGACGTGATTACGATAAAAACGCTTAA
- the rpsC gene encoding 30S ribosomal protein S3 encodes MGQKVNPISNRLGIIRGWDSNWFGGKNFGENIVEDQKIRKYLNERLANASISRIIIERTLRLVTITICTARPGIVIGRGGQDVDKLKEELKKLYNKEIQINIFEVKKPELDATIVANNIARQVEGKIAYRRAIKMAIANTMRAGAEGVKIQITGRLNGAEMARKELYKEGRTPLHTFRADIDYCQAEALTKVGLLGIKVWICRGEVYGDRDITASFSQEKSGNAGRGNGGGRMGRGNRKRSTNR; translated from the coding sequence ATGGGACAGAAAGTTAATCCAATAAGCAATCGTCTGGGAATTATCAGAGGTTGGGACTCAAACTGGTTCGGAGGTAAGAACTTCGGTGAGAATATTGTGGAGGATCAAAAGATTCGCAAATATCTTAACGAACGCCTTGCAAATGCGAGCATCTCTCGCATCATCATCGAACGTACATTGAGACTTGTCACCATCACCATCTGCACGGCCCGTCCGGGAATCGTCATTGGTAGAGGAGGTCAGGATGTTGATAAGCTGAAAGAAGAACTGAAGAAACTCTACAACAAAGAGATTCAAATAAATATCTTTGAAGTAAAGAAACCTGAGCTTGATGCTACGATTGTGGCCAATAACATTGCTCGCCAAGTCGAAGGTAAGATTGCTTACCGTCGTGCTATAAAAATGGCTATTGCGAACACAATGCGTGCAGGAGCAGAGGGTGTGAAGATTCAGATTACAGGTCGTCTGAACGGAGCGGAAATGGCTCGCAAAGAATTGTATAAGGAAGGACGTACTCCTTTGCATACATTCCGTGCAGACATCGATTACTGTCAGGCAGAAGCACTTACTAAGGTAGGATTGCTCGGAATCAAGGTGTGGATTTGCCGTGGTGAAGTTTACGGAGATCGTGACATCACAGCAAGTTTCAGCCAAGAGAAATCCGGCAATGCTGGACGTGGTAATGGCGGCGGACGCATGGGTAGAGGTAATCGTAAAAGAAGTACTAATCGTTAA
- the rplV gene encoding 50S ribosomal protein L22, which produces MGARKHISAEKRKEALKSMYFAKLNGVPSSPRKMRYVVDMIRGMEVNRALGVLRFSKKAAAANVEKLLRSAIANWEQKNDRKAEDGELYVSKVFVDEGVTMKRMRPAPQGRGYRIRKRSNHVTLFVDSKTNDEKE; this is translated from the coding sequence ATGGGAGCAAGAAAACACATTTCGGCTGAAAAAAGAAAAGAAGCCTTGAAGAGCATGTATTTTGCTAAACTCAATGGCGTTCCTTCTTCTCCGCGTAAAATGCGTTATGTCGTAGATATGATTCGCGGAATGGAAGTGAACCGTGCCCTCGGTGTGCTCAGATTCTCCAAGAAAGCAGCAGCAGCCAATGTTGAAAAACTGTTGCGCTCTGCAATTGCTAACTGGGAGCAAAAGAATGACCGCAAGGCAGAAGACGGTGAACTTTATGTTTCTAAAGTCTTCGTAGATGAGGGTGTTACAATGAAACGCATGAGACCGGCACCACAAGGTCGCGGTTACAGAATCCGTAAGCGTTCTAATCATGTGACTCTGTTTGTTGATTCTAAAACTAATGACGAAAAAGAATAA
- the rpsS gene encoding 30S ribosomal protein S19, which yields MSRSLKKGPYINVSLEKKILAMNESGKKTVVKTWARASMISPDFVGHTVAVHNGNKFIPVYITENMVGHKLGEFSPTRKFGGHAGNKK from the coding sequence ATGAGTCGATCATTAAAAAAAGGTCCATATATCAACGTCTCTCTGGAAAAGAAAATCCTCGCTATGAACGAGAGTGGAAAGAAGACTGTTGTTAAGACATGGGCTCGGGCTTCAATGATATCTCCTGATTTTGTAGGACATACCGTTGCAGTTCATAATGGAAACAAATTCATTCCTGTATATATTACGGAAAACATGGTAGGACACAAGCTCGGTGAATTCTCTCCGACGCGTAAGTTTGGTGGCCATGCTGGAAATAAGAAATAA